GTCGCTGGACGGCGTCGTTCTCTCGATCGACCATGCAACGAACGACCGGTTCATCCGCGACGCCGGCCCGGAAACCCACAAGGCGGCCGAAGCACTCAAGATCAAGCTGGCGGAACTCACCGCGGAAAGACTGCCGCCGCCACCAGTGCGGCGCTAATAGCCGACACTTCGCAGGGCCCATTCGGACGTACCAGCTTGCTGAGATGAGTGGGGAATAGTCAGGGAGCAAAACCTATCGCGCTTCCCGCAGTATCGCGGTTCCGTGGGGTGTGTTCAAAGTTTGTCGGTAGGTTTTTACGCGGCCAACGTTTTGGGGGTTGCCGCCGGTCGTGTCCTCGGGTGGGTGGCCCAGAACCCGTCCCAGAACGCGGGGCCACTTTGGTAGATGGCCCGCAACGCGGCGACGGCCGCGGCCCCGTTCACCGTCCACCGCATCCCGGCTCCCTTCAACCGGGCTCCGACGACTTTACACCCGGCTTCCGTCGGTCCACTCCCGAGGTCGTACCCGGCCGCACGGTACGCCGGGTAATCGGTCCGGTGAAGGGTTCCGTCGAAGTACCCGAGGAGTAATCGCCGGGCCTCGTCGGCCGCGTCCCCGACGGCAACGGCTGGTCCCGAATCCACGCCACGAACCCGGCCCACCGCGGTCGTACAACGTGCCCTTGGCCCGGTCCACCCACGACTCCCGCGTGGCCTCGTCGGCCCACACCGCCCGGGCATACGTGTGGAGGTGTTCGACCGCGTGATACCAGTCCAGGATGCACAACAACCCGTCGTCGAAATGCCGCCGTAATCCGGCTTCCAACCCGTTCCCGGCGTCCGACACCGCGATCACCCGGTCGACGCGGCCGAACCCGCGGGCAATGGCCCGCTGACGCAACCCCGCACACACCTGGTCGAGGTTCCAATCCGTCACGTACTCGGTCCCCGTCTTGTCCGGCGTGTACACCAGCCCGATGTACAGCATCCGGCTGTCCGCCTGCGTTCCGTCCGGGTGTTGGATCGGGACGCGGAACGCATCCAACCCGAGATACCCGATCGTCGTCGTCTGGTCCGGGGCGGTGAAATCCCAGGCCGGTTGGGGCGGGGACGGGACCACCACGCTCCCCGCCCGGGTCCGGGCGATCCACTCCTGGCCGGCCCGCTCGGTCGCCCGCCAGACGGTCCCGGCCGACACCCGCCGACCGGCGAAACGGCGGAGCAAGTCGTCGGCCCCGTCGGCGAACGAGGCCAGCACTCCGGCCAAGGTGACCAACGGCCGGAACCCCGGGCTGAGGGCGTCGGCTTGCAGCCCCAGGGTGGCGTCGGCCGGACACGTCCCGGTCTGACACGCCCGGCAGTGGTAGTACGCTCGGGACACGTCGACATCCCCGGTCAAGGTCACGATCCGGCGGGACCGCCAGGCGTGGAACCGGGCGTCCGCCCGGCACCCGGGCACACGATGCTCGACCCCTGGTACCCCCTTTTTTCCGGGCCTCGAGCCCGGTCTGGTGGGCCGTCGTGGCCAGGTCATGGGCGGCGTCCCGGAGCCGATACTCGATGTCCCCGAACAGTTCGGTGTCCGGGCGATCGACCAACTGCTCGGCCATCCGCCGGAGAGCGTCCTCGGCCGCCGGGCGGAGTTGGGTCAGAAGAGCTTCGATACGGGCGTGGCGGTCGGGAGTCGGAGACATGGTGCCCATCCTGGTCGAAATGTCCGGCCCGGTCACGAGTTCGGGCCGCTTCCCCGAACGTACCCGACACCCATCCATTTTGCACCCACTAACTTGGAACACCCCCGGTTCCGTGGCCTGCGGGAGATTTTGATTGATCTTTCCTTAGACCGAGAAAACAATAGCAGAAAGCCAAGAGCCCGTTGAGTTTGAAGACGGTTCTGAGATTGCGGATGAAAGTAAACTACACGACTACTGCCGACGACTATGTTGCCTTCATTCGTCACGTAGTCCGCAAATCCGGGGTGGAATGGAGATCTTACTTATTCGGCTGGATATGGCTGCCCGCAATTGCCTTCGCAGTCGGCACAGGTGCATTTTGTTTCCAAAGCCCAGACGTTAGAATGCTCGGGTTGTTAGCTTTCGGAGCCGGCTTACTCTACGCATTCTGGTTTCCACTGACTTACAAATCTCGGGTTGAGGGGTTACTCCGTGCGCACCTTCAGAAAAATGGTTCGCGGGGCATTGTCGGTCCGATCACATTGATACTTACCGACGATTCGCTGACAGAGATTACTGAGATTACGCGATCTGAGGCTCGGTGGCAAAACATTCAAAGAGTGGACGTCTCAGGTGATTATACGTTCATCTACGTAAACAGCTCTTCAGCGGCCATTTTGCCGCGACACGGGTTTGATTCAGGCGAAGAGTACGAGGCCGTCCGCGACTTCGCTCTGGCTCGTTCGGGGCATCAATTCTAAAAAACGGTGCAGCTTCAGAGGAGGATGAGATGCGGTGGTTGAAGCTCGTAATTACGGGTGTTTCGTTTGCAATTTCAGCCACCTTCCTAAACGCGGGGGAAACAGTATCCGACCCCCAGCTTGGGTTTCGGATAACTCGGGTGAGCGTCACGTAAGGGGGCAGAAGCTGGTCTAATTCTTAGACCAAAACGCCGCCCACTGGTTATCCGAGCTACAAAACAGCGCGCGCAAGTGGCTCATCGCATCGGCGCCGTCCTCGCCCCAACGCATTCCCCCGCCCTTCATGCGTTCCCCGATGACCGTCTTGCAGGCACTCTCCACCGGACCACTGCCGATCTGCCAGCCCTGGGCCAAGTAGTGCGGGTAATCCATCCGATGGGTCTGATTCGTGAAGTACGTCACGACCTCCGCACGAACACTCGCCGCCCCGGCCCGGTCGGCGAGATCCAACGACCGGACCTTCTCTAGCACGGCGGATCCGCCGGAGGTCTTGAGTTCCTCGCACGTCGTCTCCCGCCATCGCCGGTCCGCGTCCGCGTCCCCCGGATGCAGGACGCGGGACAGTTTGGCGACGTATTCGGCCACGTGGTAGAAGTCCAAGATGACGGCTTCCACACGGGGGAAATTCGCCCGCAGGAAGTCCTCCAACCCAATGCCCCCGTCGGACAACGCGACCCATCGATCGGCACCGCCCAGATTCACCTGGGAGGCTTGTCGCCGCAACGGCTCGGCCAACTCCGCGAGCGACCGCACCTGGGACACGTACCGGGCCTTCCACTCCGGTCGCTTGGCCGCCGTCGGATTCGCCCACCGTGGGCGTTCCTCGGGGACCGGGTTGTCAATCATCCCGATGTACGCCATCCGCCCCTCGGCCTTGGCACCGCGGGAACCTTGTTGCCCGACGCCGGTGGCGTCGACCGACACGTAACCGACCGTTTTCCCGTCGGCATCCTTGTGCCACGCCCACGGGGTCGACGGGCCGAACGTCTGGCCCGCATGTTGGGCTTCGGCCAACCGCTCGCCGGCGGCCTCGGTCGCCCGCTGGACCGTCGACTCACTCACTCGCAGACCGGCCAACCGCGGCAACACCGTGTCGGCGGCCGTGGCGAAACTATCCTCCAACCCGGACAGGCAGACGACCTCGTCGGCGGCCGGGGTCAGGTCGTGAGCCCGTAACCCGAGCACCCCGTCCAGGGGCGATATCCCGTGGTGGCAGTGCCGGCACAAGTAGTAGTGCCGGGAGTACTCGAGCGGACCGAACAGGCTGACCAATTGACGGGACTTGAATCCCTTGCACCGGGCCGATTCCCGGCAGTGCGGGCACGTCATGGTCGACCCCTGGTACCCCCTTTTTTCCGCTCGTCGAGAGCGGTCTGAAGACTCCGGGCGGCCAGTTCGTGGACCCGATCCCGGAGTTCGAACTCGGTCTTCCCGAGGAGTTGATCGTCGGACTTACTGGCGAACAGGCGGGCGACCCGCTTGGCTTCCTCGCAGAACAGATCCTGGAACCGCTGGTAGAGTTCGTCGGCCCGTTGCTCTTGTTCCGGGGTCAGAGTGAGTGTGTCCATGACGGGGCTCGGGGGGTTCGGACGGGGATTTTTAACCTCACCAAAATGCCACCATTAGAGTATCAAAAAATCCGCCCCCTTTTGAGCTGCCCACCCGGATAACTCCCCAGAAGGTTTTGTATTGGACACTGACCGAGTTCAGGGGATATATATCTACGCCTTTCAACGGCCGCCCACCGGTGACCAAAAAGTTGGCACGTTTATATTTGTGAGCCGACTCGGGGAGCAGCGCTCACGCACTACGAAGTAGTGACGATGTAAGGGGTTATGGATAGCATGATGGAACTCATGGAGGAGTTCGCAATGACGACGCCCCTGGCCCCGAAGACGACGCCCCTGGCGACCGTGTTCACCGATGTTCCGGATCCCCGCCAACAAACGAAGAACACGAAGCACCAATTGACCGACATCCTGGTGATTGCCACGTGTGCCGTCTTGGCTGGTGCCCAGACGTGGGAAGCCATCGCCTTGTACGGACGGACCAAGGAGACGTTCTTCCGCACATTCCTCGCCCTCCCGAACGGAATCCCGAGTCACGACACGTTTTATAACGTGTTCCGGGCTCTCGATCCGGATGCCTTCGCGACCCGGTTCGGGGCCTGGATGGCGGCCGCGTGTCGGGCCACGGGGTTGATCCCGATCGCGATCGACGGGAAGTCCGTCCGCGGGACGAAAAAGGCGACGGCGACCGGGTGTCTGCACACGGTGAGCGCGTGGGCGACGGCCAACCGGGTGACCCTCGGCCAGGTGTCCGTGCCCGACGGGTCGAACGAGATCGCCGTCATGCCCGAACTGCTCCGGGTGCTGGAATTGAAGGGTGCCCTGGTGACGATCGACGCGGCCGGGTGCCAGGTCGAGAATGCCCGCATCATTCGTGACCGCGAGGGTGACTATCTGCTGACGGTGAAGGGCAACCAACCGACTCTCCTGGCGGCCGTCGAGGACGTGTTCGCGTCGGCCTGCGCGACCGACTTCGCGGGCGTCAAGTACGACCAGCACGCCACGAGTGAGAAGGGGCACGGGCGGCACGACGAGCGGTATGTGACGGTGATTTATGACCCGAAAGGAATCCCCGACGTGTGGCAGGGTGTGAAGGCCGTAGTCCAGGTGAATCGGGAGCGGACGGTCGACGGGAAAACGACTCACACGACCCATTACTACTTAAGCAGTTACGCCGGTGCGGCGGCGATGATGGCCGGTGTGATCCGCGGGCATTGGGGGATCGAGAACCCCCAGCCAGACGACTGGCGAAGCAACAACTTGTGCGAGGTCGGGGGGACCGGTTACGATCGCACTCGAGGCCCTTCTGGCGCTGGCCGCGTGGTGCGACCAGCGCCCCGGCCACGGAGGCACCCCATGTCCGACAACGACCCCGTCCTCGGTCCCCCCCGTCGCTAGCCCCTCCGGCGGCGATCTGGGCGCAACTCCCGCCCGAGCGCCGGCGGCAACTCCAGCGACTCCTCGCCGACCTACTCGCCCGGCCAATTCTGACCGATGTGCCCCCACTACGGGAGGCGCGTCATGACCGCCACCCCGCGTGATCTCTCGCCTTCCCCCAAGGTCCGACCGTGGCACCTCGACCGCGGGGCGATCGTCTACGTCCGGCAATCCACCCCGCAACAGGTCGCCGACCACCAGGAATCGACGGCCCGACAGTATGCCCTCACCGATCGTGCGAGCGCGCTCGGTTGGACCCGTGAGCGGGTGACCGTCATCGACGACGACCTGGGCAAGAGCGGCCAGTCGATCGAGGGGCGGCCGGGGTTCCAGCGCTTGTTGGCCGAGGTCGCCCTCGATCGCATCGGCCTGATCCTCGGGCTCGAGATGAGTCGACGGGCCCGGTCGTGCAAGGACGGGCACCAACTGCTGGAGTTGTGCGCCCGGTTCCGCGTTCTGCTGGCCGACGCCGACGGCGTGTTCGATCCGACCGACCATTCGGATCGCCTCCTGCTCGGGTTGCACGGGATGATGAATGAGGCCGAACTGCACGTCCTCAAACAGCGGATGCACCAGGGGAAGTTGAATAAAGCCCGCCGGGGTGAGTTGATCGTGTCCGTCCCGGTCGGTTACCTCAAGCACCCGTCCGGGCAGGTCACCCTCGATCCCGACGAGCAGGCCCAGGGCGTCGTCCGGTTGATCTTTGACGAGTTCGACCGGCAGGGCACCGTCCACGGAATCCTTCGCCACCTGATCGCCCACGGGATCCGACTCCCGGTGCGCTCGACCGCCGGCGGGAGCGGCGGACCGTTGCAATGGCGGCCACCGGGCCGGGAGACGATCCGCCAGATCCTCCGCCACCCGATCTACGCGGGGGCGTACCGGTACGGGCACCGGCCGACCGACCCGCGGAGGCAGACGGCGGGACATCCCAAGAGTGGTCGGAACTCCGGCCTGGCGGCGGATGAGTGCCTCGTGTTCCTCAGGGATCGATTCCCGGCGTACATCAGTTGGGAGCGGTTCGAGGCGAACCAACTGCGGCTCGCGGCGAACCGATCGCGGGCGGGGTCGCCCGGGGCGATTCGGAACGGGACCGCCCTCCTGGCCGGGGTGGTACGGTGCGGGCGGTGCGGCAAGCGAATGTACGTCCGGTATACCCGGACGGGGCGACCGTCGTACGTGTGCAGCACCCTGCGGTCCGACTACGGGCTGCCCCTGTGCCAATCGACTCCGGCCGCGGACATCGAGACGTGGGTGGCCGAGCAGGTGCTGTCGGCGTTGCAACCGGCCGCCCTGGATGCGAGTCTGACGGCCGCGGCCGCCGTCGAGGAGCAACGCCGGCAACTGGTCCGGCACTGGGAGCAACGGATCGAGCGGGCGCGGTACGAGGCGGATCGGGCGGGACGCCAGTACCACGCCTGTGAGCCGGAGAACCGGCTGGTGGCCCGCACCCTGGAGCAGCGGTGGGACGAGTTACTCCGGGAGGTCGCGCGGCTGGAAGCGGAGTTCGATCGCGTCCGCCGAACCCAACCGCGCGTCCTGGGGGAGGCCGACCGGGACCGCGTCCGGCAGTTGGCCGAACATGTGCCGGCGGTGTGGCGGGCGTCGACCACGACACCGGCGGACCGGCGGCAGATCGTTCGACTCCTGATCGACACGGTCGTGGTGACGGTCGACCCGACCGGCGACCGGGCCGCGATTCGCGTCGAGTGGTCCGGTGGGGCCGTCCAGCAGCAGACGGTCCACCGCCCGGTGCAAGGATACCGGCAACAGCGGGATTGGCCGCAGTTGTCCGCCCGGTTGATCGCGCTCCACGAACAGAATCGGACGCCGGCCGAGATCGCCACCATTCTCCAGGAGGCCGGGTTCCGACCCCCGAAACGGGCGACCGGGTTTACGGCCGGAATGGTGCGGCGGTTAGTGGACGATCTGGGGGTGCGGCCGCGGGTGTCGCGAGTCCCCGACGAGGCAGGTCCGCTGACAGAAGGCGAGTGGTGGTTGCACGAGTTGGCTCGCCACCTGGGCGTGTCGCCGTACACCTTGCACGGGTGGCGGACGAAGGGATGGTTGCATGCCCGCCAAGTCGGCGGGCGGGGCGGCCCGTGGGCCGTGTGGGCGGGTGGCACGGAGGTCGACCGGTTGCGTGCGCTCAAGGAATGCCCGCGGGTCTGGGCCAATCGGGATCGGCTGGCGGCGTTGCGCGTGCCGACGGTACGTGCGTAATGGCTTGGCGGGGTCCGGTCATCGTCACGGTGTCGATGACCGGACCCCGCACAACTTGTAACTTGGAGGTCAGTGTGACAGGCCAATCGAAAATCAACTCCATTGGGTTCTCGATGTGGTGTTTCGGGAAGATGCGAGTCGGACGCAATCGGGACACGCGGGGGCGAATCTGGCCCTGATCCGTCGGGTGTTGG
The DNA window shown above is from Fimbriiglobus ruber and carries:
- a CDS encoding YcxB family protein, producing MLGLLAFGAGLLYAFWFPLTYKSRVEGLLRAHLQKNGSRGIVGPITLILTDDSLTEITEITRSEARWQNIQRVDVSGDYTFIYVNSSSAAILPRHGFDSGEEYEAVRDFALARSGHQF
- a CDS encoding ISKra4 family transposase, which produces MTCPHCRESARCKGFKSRQLVSLFGPLEYSRHYYLCRHCHHGISPLDGVLGLRAHDLTPAADEVVCLSGLEDSFATAADTVLPRLAGLRVSESTVQRATEAAGERLAEAQHAGQTFGPSTPWAWHKDADGKTVGYVSVDATGVGQQGSRGAKAEGRMAYIGMIDNPVPEERPRWANPTAAKRPEWKARYVSQVRSLAELAEPLRRQASQVNLGGADRWVALSDGGIGLEDFLRANFPRVEAVILDFYHVAEYVAKLSRVLHPGDADADRRWRETTCEELKTSGGSAVLEKVRSLDLADRAGAASVRAEVVTYFTNQTHRMDYPHYLAQGWQIGSGPVESACKTVIGERMKGGGMRWGEDGADAMSHLRALFCSSDNQWAAFWSKN
- a CDS encoding ISAs1 family transposase, yielding MTTPLAPKTTPLATVFTDVPDPRQQTKNTKHQLTDILVIATCAVLAGAQTWEAIALYGRTKETFFRTFLALPNGIPSHDTFYNVFRALDPDAFATRFGAWMAAACRATGLIPIAIDGKSVRGTKKATATGCLHTVSAWATANRVTLGQVSVPDGSNEIAVMPELLRVLELKGALVTIDAAGCQVENARIIRDREGDYLLTVKGNQPTLLAAVEDVFASACATDFAGVKYDQHATSEKGHGRHDERYVTVIYDPKGIPDVWQGVKAVVQVNRERTVDGKTTHTTHYYLSSYAGAAAMMAGVIRGHWGIENPQPDDWRSNNLCEVGGTGYDRTRGPSGAGRVVRPAPRPRRHPMSDNDPVLGPPRR
- a CDS encoding recombinase family protein translates to MTATPRDLSPSPKVRPWHLDRGAIVYVRQSTPQQVADHQESTARQYALTDRASALGWTRERVTVIDDDLGKSGQSIEGRPGFQRLLAEVALDRIGLILGLEMSRRARSCKDGHQLLELCARFRVLLADADGVFDPTDHSDRLLLGLHGMMNEAELHVLKQRMHQGKLNKARRGELIVSVPVGYLKHPSGQVTLDPDEQAQGVVRLIFDEFDRQGTVHGILRHLIAHGIRLPVRSTAGGSGGPLQWRPPGRETIRQILRHPIYAGAYRYGHRPTDPRRQTAGHPKSGRNSGLAADECLVFLRDRFPAYISWERFEANQLRLAANRSRAGSPGAIRNGTALLAGVVRCGRCGKRMYVRYTRTGRPSYVCSTLRSDYGLPLCQSTPAADIETWVAEQVLSALQPAALDASLTAAAAVEEQRRQLVRHWEQRIERARYEADRAGRQYHACEPENRLVARTLEQRWDELLREVARLEAEFDRVRRTQPRVLGEADRDRVRQLAEHVPAVWRASTTTPADRRQIVRLLIDTVVVTVDPTGDRAAIRVEWSGGAVQQQTVHRPVQGYRQQRDWPQLSARLIALHEQNRTPAEIATILQEAGFRPPKRATGFTAGMVRRLVDDLGVRPRVSRVPDEAGPLTEGEWWLHELARHLGVSPYTLHGWRTKGWLHARQVGGRGGPWAVWAGGTEVDRLRALKECPRVWANRDRLAALRVPTVRA